AAGCACAAACTTCACACACGTCAGGATTCAATGCAATTTGTCCTGAAAGCCAAAGACACGGCATTTACCGAGGTTGCACTGCAAGCATTTCAGACAATCGCCACGCCACCCTCTCTAAAGAGCAACAGACTCTGGCCCCCAGCCACTTTGTGACAGACACTTTGGAGCTCCCCAGCCTTCATTTTATCAACCCCATATTGGCCGCCACATTACCTAGTCTGTAAAGCACCTCCGCGGCATTGGGACTGGCGCAGACTGGCAGGATCTCTTCCGGCAGCCTGGGATCGGTGCACAGTTTGAGCACTTCTGGTTCAGAGATGTCTCTCTTGATCCTACTGCCCAGTAACTCACTTAACTTCTTGACGCTCTCCAGCGGGAAGGAAAAGTCTCCATCCTGAAACATAACACAGGCTGAAATTATTTTCAGGAACAGCAGGGATAATGCCAGGCAGCGTCTGGAGCAGCGGGGGGATAATGCCAGGCAGTGTCTGGAGCTGCAGGGGGATAATGCCAGGCAGTGTCGGGAGCAGCGGGGGAGATAATGCCAGGCAGTGTCGGGAGCAGCGGTGGGATAATGCCAGGCAGTGTCTGCAGCAGCGGTGGGATAATGCCAGGCAGTGTCTGGAGCAGCGGGGGGATAATGCCAGGCAGTGTCGGGAGCAGCGGGGGGATAATGCCAGGCAGTGTCTGGAGCAGCGGGGGGATAATGCCAGGCAGTGTCTGgagctgcgggggggggggataatgccAGGCAGTGTCTGGAGCTGCGGGGGGATAATGCCAGGCAGTGTCTGGAGCTGCGGGGGGATAATGCCAGGCAGTGTCTGgagctgcggggggggggttatgccAGGCAGTGTGTGGAGCAGCAGGGGATAATGTCAGGCAGTGTCCAGatgcagcggggggggggggataatgccAGGCAGTGTCCGGATGAGGCGGGGGGGATAATGCCAGGCAGTGTCTGGAGCAGCGGGGGGATAATGTCAGGCAGTGTCTGGAGCAGCGGGGGGATAATGTCAGGCAGTGTCTGGAGCTGCGGGGGGATAATGTCAGGCAGTGTCTGGAGCTGCGGGGGGATAATGCCAGGTAGTCTCCGGAGCAGTGGGGGGATAATGCCAGGCAGTGTCCGGGTGAGGCGGGGGGGATAATGCCAGGCAGTGTCTGGAGCAGCGGGGGGATAATGCCAGGCAGTGTCTGGAGCAGCGGGGGGGGGATAATGCCAGGCAGTGTCTGGAGCAGCGGGGTGATAATGCCAGGCAGTGTCGGAAGCAGCGGGGGGATAATGCCAGGCAGTGTCTGGAGCAGCGGTGGGATAATGCCAGGCAGTGTCGGGAGCAGCGGGGGTATAATGCCAGGCAGTGTCTGGAGCAGCGGTGGGATAATGCCAGGCAGTGTCTGGAGCAGCGGGGAGATAATGCCAGACAGTGTCGGGAGCAGCGGGGGGATAATGCCAGGCAGTGTCTGGAGCAGCGGGGTGATAATGCCAGGCAGTGTCGGGAGCAGCGGGGGGATAATGCCAGGCAGTGTCTGgagctgcggggggggggataatgccAGGCAGTGTCTGGAGCTGCGGGGGGATAATGCCAGACAGTGTCGGGAGCAGCGGGGGGATAATGCCAGGCAGTGTGTGGAGCAGCAGGGGATAATGTCAGGCAGTGTCCAGatgcagcggggggggggggataatgccAGGCAGTGTCCGGATGAGGCGGGGGGATAATGCCAGGCAGTGTCTGGAGCAGCGGGGGGATAATGTCAGGCAGTGTCTGGAGCTGCGGGGGGATAATGTCAGGCAGTGTCTGGAGCTGCGGGGGGATAATGTCAGGCAGTGTCTGGAGCTGCGGGGGGATAATGCCAGGTAGTCTCCAGAGCAGTGGGGGGATAATGCCAGGCAGTGTCCGGGTGAGGCGGGGGGGATAATGCCAGGCAGTGTCTGGAGCAGCGGGGGGATAATGCCAGGCAGTGTCTGGAGCAGCGGGGGGGGGATAATGCCAGGCAGTGTCTGGAGCAGCGGGGTGATAATGCCAGGCAGTGTCGGAAGCAGCGGGGGGAAAATGCCAGGCAGTGTCTGGAGCAGCGGTGGGATAATGCCAGGCAGTGTCTGGAGCAGCGGTGGGATAATGCCAGGCAGTGTCTGGAGCAGCGGGGAGATAATGCCAGACAGTGTCGGGAGCAGCGGGGGGATAATGCCAGGCAGTGTCTGGAGCAGCGGTGGGATAATGCCAGACAGTGTCTGGAGCAGCGGGGTGATAATGCCAGGCAGTGTCGGGAGCAGCGGGGGGATAATGCCAGGCAGTGTCGGGAGCAGCAGTGGGATAATGCCAGGCAGTGTCTGGAGCTGCGGGGGGATAATGCCAGGCAGTGTCTGGAGCAGCGGGGTGATAATGCCAGGCAGTGTCGGGAGCAGCGGTGGGATAATGCCAGGCAGTCTCCGGAGCAGCGGGGGGATAATGCCAGGCAGTGTCTGGAGCAGCGGTGGGATAATGCCAGACAGTGTCTGGAGCAGCGGGGTGATAATGCCAGGCAGTGTCTGGAGCAGCGGGGGGATAATGCCAGGCAGTGTCTGGAGCAGCTGTGGGATAATGCCAGGCAGTCTCCGGAGCAGCGGGGGGATAATGCCAGGCAGTGTCTGGAGCAGCGGTGGGATAATGCCAGGCAGTGTCTGGAGCTGCGGGGGGATAATGTCAGGCAGTGTCTGGAGCAGCGGGGTGATAATGCCAGGCAGTGTCGGGAGCAGCGGGGGGATAATGCCAGGCAGTGTCTGGAGCAGCGGGGTGATAATGCCAGGCAGTGTCGGGAGCAGCGGGGGGATAATGCCAGGCAGTGTCTGGAGCAGCGGGGGGATAATGCCAGGCAGTGTCGGGAGCAGCGGTGGGATAATGCCAGGCAGTGTCGAGAGCAGCGGGGGGATAATGCCAGGCAGTGTCCGGAGCAGTGGGGGGATAATGCCAGGCAGTCTCCGGAGCAGCAAGGGGATAATGCCAGGCAGTGTCCGGAGCAGCGGGGGGATAATGCCAGGCAGTGTCAGGGTAGGGCTAGGGCGCAGAGGAAGAGAGGGCTCAGTTACCATGTCTTGGACATTAGAGCACACCGACTGTATGGATCAAAATCAAAGCCATAGATATATACCCCCTCTGTACTATACAGACCCCCTTCTACATACAATAGACCCTCTCTGTGCCACTCAACCCCCTCGTGCTATACAGCTCCCTCCGTACTGAATACAATAGACATTTTCTGTGCAGTATGTATATACACCCCCTccgtactgtatacagtaaaccaTGTCTGTGTTAAATGTATACAGACTCCTCcgtactgtatattgtggaccCCTCTgtgctatatgtatatagacCCCTCCGTACTGTATACAGTAGACCCCTCTGTGTTATATGTAGATAGACCACTCCGTACTGTACACAGTAGACCCCTCTGCCTATTGCTCCAATATATCGCTCACTTGACACATCAGGGTAAACCTGGAGCGTTTTCAGTATTTTCGTAAAAACCTACACAAGCTCCGATTGCTCCATACATCGGGATTTATGTCTCGCTGCCACCGTTAGTAAAGACCCATGATCCCTGGCACCAATTCCACCCGACAGCCCCGTTACAGCATATGACGGTACCTTCACGATGACACAACTGCAGAAGTGGAGCAGCAGAAGGAGGCACAGAGCCCGGGGCCACATGGTGAACGTCCGAGTGAATTTCTTCTCTGATACCCATGTGTCTGGATTTATATGGAAGGATTTGGGTTATTGAGTAACTTCTGGCGCTGTAATTGGTTTTAATTTTCCTAATTGCCCGGATATCACCTTGCGCGATCGCTTtgatatgttatttattatcgTGACTCATTTGGCCTCCCAATTTATGGCAATTAAAGGGCAGCTGCCGCGCTTATTCCTGTCCGGCAGATGGGACGGGGTTTGAGCCGTAATCCCAACTCGAACAAACCAATCATTATAGATCAGATGATCTGCCCCTTTTAGGGGCCTGAAGCCCACCCATATGACAGGGACTGGCTTTAAGGACTGCGCCATTCGCAGCTTCCTTTAAATAGTGATCCATTGTACTGCgccgcagaatatgatggtgctttataaatatagtCATGTATCAGCATCGGGTTAGCTTTGATTCCAGGAGTGTAATTCATGTTCTTACGGGACCCCGTGGATCAATGTTCTTCATGTGTCTCTGTCATGTTGTCCACGCAGGCTCTGGTCTTCAGGAAGATGCCATATGGAAGGCGAGTGTCTGACCGACGTCCAGTTTATTATCTTAGGTCTGGTATCTGCGGAGCTTCCGGGGGGGTTTGAAGCCACTTCTCCCAAAGCCTGGGACAGGGGGGCAGCCAAATCCAGTGTGATAATGTCCTCATTCATTTACAACCAATTATTCTGGTTGACTTCATGAACTTCTGACCACCTCATTAATCCCTTTTCACGATGGCTCCTAATCTTTTCTCCATGCCTATAAATTGACCGGTTGGTTTATGGTGCAAATGTCCAAGGGGATAAAATGCCCTCTTTTACTACTTTCCAACAAAGGACACGTTCCGCACATGTTATGAGATGATCCAAGATATAAGGAGACGGTGCTACAAGTCACTCTTACGGCCATGAACGGCAGATCAATTGATACTTTCAGTTAACAAGCGAAGTTATATGGATTGTGCAGCGAGGCATTGGCTTCGGACGCACGCAGACCAGGTCATCGCACGAAAAATCCTTCAGACGTAGGAGAAAAACCGGCCTCCAGATCCCAGCGCTATGCGGACGCCGAGCTCgatatataaaatagattttaaccAGCAAACCTCGGACGGGATTCTCAGCCCAAAGACATTAATCAGGAAAAGggattttctgaaaatatactAATTTTCTCTGCGCGGCAGAAAGGGGGGTCTTCATTTACGTGATGTTTGCCGcttatatattttcacattataTTTTCTTCAACAGAAAATGCTTTTCTGAGAAACGTCTGAGTAAAGTACAAGGACGATCCATAAAAGAGAATGTAGCTGGaataaacaacattttctttatgAATAAATAGACCTTTCAAGGGCCAATTAGAGGTTAATAAACAAATTGGTGGCTCGTATTAACGTTAATCTTTAACAGGGAATAGACTGGATGATTCATTCGTTATCAGGCGACATATCAGAGAAGAAATAGTTCTAACGGCTATTCCTTAAAGCAGATAAATAAATACCAGATACCTAAAAAGACGCCATTGTGGATCATGGGATTCTGCAAACCAGCTCTGAACCCAAACCAAGTGAAAGTACCCCTATGTCTGAACCCCTAATGCACGGCCAGCGCGCATGGCCTTCGCTACCAGGCTACACTCAGTCTGTCCCCTGTCGGTGGCTCCTGCTGCCCCATGACGTGTAAAGGGACCCCGCGCCTTCTAGCAGATCACGTGCTGATACATGACCTTGCATAGTGAAACCACACATACATTTCGGGATCCCTGGCATGGTAGGGGAGCCCCAGGATCCACATTTTGGGGTGGATGGGGGCCTCATGCTTTGGGGTGTCACCAACGGGACGCCATGAGCCTTTGGGGTCCGTGAGGTGGGACTCATTTCACCCGGCGTCTCCTAGAGCACATTTACTGCCTCCAGACTAATAAAGACGCTCCTTAATGGGGGTTTGGTGCTGATTACCATCGCTCCAAGAGTAGATCGAGACTCTTATCTGATTCTTATCTGTCGGGCAAATTTTCATCCATCATAAAGAAGTCACCTTGTGCACAGGGCTTGTCCAAAGATTATTTACTTTATAAGGACCAGCATGTCCCTGCCGGGTCCGATATAACGCTTTGTAATAGCGTTCTGCCGGTATCTGCCGGGAATTCACATCTTTGTCAGGGACAGTAATGCTGCTACTGCTTTGGGGGCTTAATGCAAAGTGATTTAGAAATATCTTGTCTTGTGTGCTCAGACGTTCATTCTGGACCTCTGCGCAGGAGAATAATGTCTAAGAAGATCCTGTGGGTCCTCCTTTCGTCTACGTTCTCTCTGTGTCCTCTTCTCCTCTATGTGTCCTCCTCTGAGTGTTCTCTTCTCCTCTGAGTGTTCTCTTCTCTGAGTGTGCTATTCTCCTCTGAGTGTTCTCTTCTCCTCTGAGTGTTCTCTTCTCTGAGTGTGCTATTCTCCTCTGAGTGTTCTCTTCTCCTCTGAGTGTTCTCTTCTCCTCTGAGTGTTCTCTTGTCTGAGTGTGCTATTCTCCTCTGCGTGTTCTCTTCTCCTCTTTGTGTTCTGCTCTCGTCTGCATGTTCTGCTCTCCTCTGCGTGTTCTCTTCTCCTCTGCGTGTTCTCTTCTCCTCTGCGTGTTCTCTTCTCCTCTGTGTGTTCTCTTCTCCTCTGCGTGTGCTATTCTCCTCCGCGTGTTCTCTTCTCCTCTGTGTGTTCTCTTCTCCTCTGAGTGTTCTCTTCTCCTCTGAGTGTTCTCTTCTCCTCTGAGTGTTCTCTTCTCCTCTGAGTGTTCTCTTCTCCTCTCCTTTGCGTGTTCTCTTCTCCTCTGAGTgttctcttctcctttgcatGTTCTCTTCTCCTCTGAGTGTTCTCTTCTCCTCTGAGTGTTCTCTTCTCCTCTGAGTGTTGTCTTCTCCTCTGCGTGTTCTCTTCTCCTCTGCGTGTTCTCTTCTCCTCTACGTGTGCTATTTTTCTCTGTGTCCCTATCTCCAGATACCAAAACCAAGTGGGATGGTCCTTCCAAACAGTAGCCATGGGCTGCCATCTCCAGGGGGGAAATGTGCAGTTGCCCAGGGGTGGCTGATCATGTGGCTGTCACCCAAATGTTCATTCCAGAGAAAGGAACGTATGATGCGGAGGGCCCgttttttgtgtttaatcagttttatcatttttggaTGTGGCCGAATCCTTCATCTGTATTTGTGATATGGAGCTGATAAGGCCGTGTTTATATAATACGGCCCGTGTCTGTCACCATTGTCAGAGCATCAAGATAAGGGACATATCAGTGACTAATAAACAGATCATGACTCTTTATTACATATGTCAAGATTTCCCTCCCTCATTGTCTTGAGCCTCATCTCATTctgtgctctctctctctctctcgctatatatatatgtatatatatatatatatatatatatatatattcctactAACATCAGTGTCTCCTATCTACAGGCAAGACTCCTGTGTCCCCCAGAAAAGCTCCTAATTCGATATGTAAGGAGCGCACCAATGTTTGGGGCGATGCCGGCCGTACGGCTGATGTAATAAAAGGTGATTTCTGTCTCTGTGTTAAATTAAAAGATCCAATGCCCTTCATGTTAGACGTTGGTGCTGGATTTTCCCCTTTTATCATAATATACAGAACaaacgaaataaaaaaaatatgaaagatttttaaatatCTCTACAAGAGGTGGCTTTTACAGAGGTGCAACGGGAAGCACTGGCATCCGGCTCTCTTACTCTACAGAGGGGGCAATAAAGTCTGTGGAATTGATATGGTGATATAAGGAAGGGCAATTAAGTCTGAGGAATTGATACGGTAATATAAGAGTGATAAATGTGCGCTGGTTACTGTTCATATGCTCACTGTGTGCAGGTAGAGTTAATGATTTATTTGAACAGCTCCCAGTGTTtctttaatgaataataaatattatcctTGTTAACGTTGCTGGAGATGCGGCTTCCAATGTGGGAAGACAGACTCCTTTTACAAATAAAGCCAATAACAACCAGCATTACCAGCTGCCATGTGCCTTCTGGTGCAATACTGCACATCgaccagcaggtggcagcagaacCCCAAAAACAGTACATTCCAATACATAGTCTGTTGTACCCATTAGCCTGGCAGGGCATTATGGGAGTGGTAGTAGCCCACACAGGCATCGTATccacagattaaaatacaataaaagtaaCAAACAATCCACAACaatttatatagaaataaataaccaGACAGCAGATCAGCTCCATTCAACCAtttgcctgtcccatgcatgtttaaattccctcactgtattaacctctaccacttctgctgggagtgttttccacttatctaacaccctctcagtaaagtaaaacttccttccgttccatctcagcctctgatcctctagtgttagattctggcctcttcttgtaatttttctccCCCTCCTTGTCCTTTGTTAGCACTCTGCTTGCTCTTTCGGATGCTTTATCACATTGCCTGCTTACCTCCATAGAATTAAATGAAAGTATTTGCATTTGCTGTTGTCATGGtcttaacattattttataaaccTTATTATTTAAGTGCACACGCTCGGCGGTGGCTGCCCGACGGGTTTTGCTCTCATGTGCTTAGGTGGTAGGAGACACGGGGTAAGGTTAAAATCACAATGTataaagttacttttttttgttttattaaaattctgAGCAGGGTACCTGATCGGTCCGTGTATCTGCACAGAGCAGGGTAACTGATCGGTCCGTGTATCTGCACAGAGCAGGGTACCTGATCGGTCCGTGTATCTGCACAGAGCAG
This window of the Spea bombifrons isolate aSpeBom1 chromosome 12, aSpeBom1.2.pri, whole genome shotgun sequence genome carries:
- the LOC128470331 gene encoding guanylin-like — protein: MWPRALCLLLLLHFCSCVIVKDGDFSFPLESVKKLSELLGSRIKRDISEPEVLKLCTDPRLPEEILPVCASPNAAEVLYRLGQIALNPDVCEVCAFAACTGC